A single Marinobacter sp. es.042 DNA region contains:
- a CDS encoding DUF349 domain-containing protein: MAAFIQKLFKSRKTTEATQKQRKATQPEPVEQEDTRTDRREEQLKTLESAPSQDVLAKLAIEGVTADIRQSAAGRLTDEASLQDLQKQAKGRDKGVYQIVKLALQQRREEQARVDSISQTIATLTRHAQDQAKSDDTKLYEARLDALLKQWAEVETHASPEQAQAFLEAVHLCKERIVALQSAAEDEKRQREQKLQRQETLDLLNRTLDELKSQPPETLPSLASLDALQKTQENRWLEATRDTAVEKQEQKAYETAMLALRNYLSSVRRITQERETIVELGALLERADDATDEQRAQAKTLVAEINWPEGYPIPALLEPLRKLAGKRKKPAEPRVDQEQQKALTTRLEAEIRQLEEALEAKQLKESKQLFKTAQQHFRDLDQRHAKPYQARMQLLTGQLRELSDWQGFATEPKQIALCEQMEYLAEQPMDPEAKAERIKELQNEWRDLGGSSDRSLWSRFKAASDTAYEPCKAYFSAKSGLKQANLEKRSAICEQLESFLDNADWSSIDWKAAERIHQTARQEWKEAWPVEFRANRAVQKRFDELLKRLEAPLDGERRKNEGLKQTIVDKAQALVEHEPLQEAMNQAKALQGDWQAIGITRHREDRKLWQAFRKACDQIFARRDAERSEQQQASRAADETAQAGLNKVSEISPESDEQAVTAALATLKDIDATTLSKGVREQVQQEKQRLSKILSTLRLQAKMASWQSLVMAATAGQFGSESAPQNWAALAETSDASDPVELVIRAEILCGVPSPEADQQRRMEIQVQRLADGMGSADNSKDQMQDVERLLAAWCLGGTGKYADAELAERLNRAIANLNEA; encoded by the coding sequence ATGGCCGCGTTCATCCAGAAACTGTTCAAATCCCGCAAGACAACCGAGGCAACGCAAAAACAGCGGAAAGCCACCCAGCCAGAGCCTGTCGAACAGGAAGATACCCGGACTGACCGGAGGGAAGAACAGCTCAAAACACTGGAGAGCGCACCATCCCAGGATGTCCTGGCCAAGCTTGCCATTGAGGGCGTTACCGCGGATATCCGGCAGTCCGCTGCAGGCAGACTGACCGACGAAGCCAGCCTGCAGGACTTGCAGAAACAAGCCAAAGGCCGTGACAAAGGTGTCTACCAGATCGTTAAACTGGCACTTCAGCAGCGGCGCGAAGAACAGGCCCGGGTGGACAGCATCAGCCAGACCATCGCTACCCTTACCCGCCACGCGCAGGACCAGGCGAAAAGTGACGATACCAAGCTTTATGAGGCCCGGCTCGATGCCCTGCTGAAGCAATGGGCTGAGGTGGAAACACACGCCTCACCGGAACAGGCCCAGGCATTTCTCGAAGCGGTTCACCTGTGCAAGGAGCGCATTGTGGCCCTGCAATCTGCAGCGGAAGATGAAAAGCGCCAGCGCGAGCAGAAGCTGCAACGTCAGGAAACCCTGGATCTGCTGAACCGCACACTGGACGAGCTCAAGTCTCAACCGCCTGAGACACTGCCCTCGCTGGCGTCCCTGGATGCACTCCAGAAAACCCAGGAAAACCGCTGGCTGGAAGCAACCCGGGATACGGCAGTGGAGAAGCAGGAACAGAAAGCCTACGAAACCGCCATGCTCGCATTGCGCAATTACCTGAGCTCTGTCCGTCGCATTACCCAGGAACGGGAAACCATCGTCGAACTTGGCGCACTGCTCGAGCGCGCAGACGATGCCACCGACGAGCAGCGGGCCCAGGCAAAGACCCTGGTTGCCGAGATCAACTGGCCGGAAGGCTATCCCATCCCGGCACTGCTGGAGCCATTGCGGAAGCTGGCCGGTAAACGCAAGAAACCGGCAGAGCCCCGAGTTGACCAGGAGCAACAGAAAGCTCTGACGACTCGCCTCGAGGCCGAAATCAGGCAACTGGAGGAGGCTCTGGAGGCCAAGCAGCTGAAAGAATCCAAACAGCTCTTCAAAACGGCACAACAGCACTTCCGGGATCTGGACCAGCGCCACGCCAAACCCTACCAGGCGCGTATGCAACTGCTTACCGGGCAATTGCGTGAACTCTCAGACTGGCAGGGCTTCGCCACGGAACCCAAGCAGATTGCCCTGTGCGAGCAAATGGAATACCTGGCAGAGCAGCCAATGGACCCGGAAGCAAAGGCCGAGCGAATCAAGGAGTTGCAGAATGAGTGGCGCGATCTTGGCGGCTCTTCAGATCGCTCGCTGTGGTCCCGGTTCAAAGCTGCCTCGGACACGGCTTACGAGCCCTGCAAGGCCTACTTCTCTGCCAAGTCCGGCCTCAAACAGGCCAATCTGGAAAAACGGTCCGCCATTTGCGAGCAGCTCGAAAGCTTCCTGGACAATGCCGACTGGTCTTCAATCGATTGGAAAGCCGCAGAACGAATCCACCAGACCGCACGCCAGGAGTGGAAAGAGGCCTGGCCAGTGGAATTCCGCGCCAATCGGGCCGTTCAAAAGCGCTTCGATGAACTGCTCAAGAGGCTGGAAGCACCTCTGGACGGGGAACGGCGCAAAAACGAAGGCCTGAAACAAACGATCGTGGACAAGGCCCAGGCCCTGGTCGAACACGAGCCGCTTCAGGAGGCCATGAACCAGGCCAAGGCCCTCCAGGGAGACTGGCAAGCCATTGGAATCACCCGCCATCGAGAAGACCGAAAATTATGGCAGGCGTTCCGAAAGGCCTGTGACCAGATCTTTGCCCGCCGTGATGCCGAGCGCTCGGAACAGCAGCAGGCATCACGGGCCGCCGACGAGACGGCACAAGCAGGCCTGAATAAGGTTTCAGAAATATCCCCGGAAAGTGACGAACAGGCAGTCACTGCGGCCCTGGCGACGCTCAAGGATATTGACGCCACTACGCTCTCAAAAGGCGTCAGAGAACAGGTCCAGCAAGAAAAGCAGCGGCTGAGCAAGATTCTCTCGACCCTGAGACTGCAGGCAAAAATGGCTTCCTGGCAGTCTCTGGTGATGGCGGCCACAGCGGGCCAGTTCGGCAGTGAATCAGCGCCTCAGAACTGGGCTGCGCTGGCCGAAACGTCAGACGCCAGCGATCCGGTCGAGCTGGTGATTCGCGCAGAGATCCTTTGCGGCGTGCCCTCGCCCGAAGCCGATCAGCAGCGCCGCATGGAAATTCAGGTTCAGCGCCTTGCCGATGGTATGGGCTCCGCCGACAACAGCAAGGATCAAATGCAGGATGTAGAAAGACTGCTGGCAGCCTGGTGCCTGGGTGGCACTGGCAAATACGCGGACGCGGAGCTCGCTGAGCGACTGAACAGGGCCATCGCCAATCTGAACGAGGCCTGA
- a CDS encoding late competence development ComFB family protein: protein MSLRDAIDNFYERLVVDAIEATREESDTADYLTDVMCVALNRLPTRYYRHSIDMMFYLADEELKGMKQKSLAAVKEAREFVREHQRE from the coding sequence ATGTCTCTGCGAGATGCAATCGACAATTTCTACGAGCGGCTGGTGGTGGATGCCATCGAGGCAACGCGGGAGGAGTCTGACACAGCGGACTATCTGACCGATGTTATGTGCGTGGCTCTCAACCGACTGCCCACACGTTATTACCGGCATTCAATCGATATGATGTTTTATCTGGCGGACGAGGAGCTCAAGGGAATGAAGCAGAAATCCCTGGCCGCCGTAAAGGAAGCCAGGGAATTCGTCAGGGAACATCAGCGGGAGTAG
- a CDS encoding acetyl-CoA C-acetyltransferase produces MTTEAYIFDAVRTPRGRGKKDGSLHSVKPISLLTTVLHALQERNSLDTAQVDDIVMGCVTAVGDQGADIAKTAALAADWDEKVAGVTLNRFCASGLEAVNLAAMKVRSGWEDMVVAGGVEAMSRVPMGSDGGAWATDPETNLHTGFMPQGIGADLIATLEGFSREDVDGFAVKSQQKAANAWQNGYFAKSIIPITDQNGVVILDRDEHVRGNTSLESLSGLKPSFQMMGEMGFDGVAREKYHYVEKINHVHHAGNSSGIVDGATAMLIGSEAKGKAMGLTPRARIIATAVTSTDPTIMLTGPAPAARKALEKAGMTADQIDLFEVNEAFASVVMRFQRELSVPDEKVNVNGGAIAMGHPLGATGAMILGTLLDELERRELRYGLATLCVGGGMGIATIIERV; encoded by the coding sequence ATGACCACCGAGGCTTATATCTTCGATGCAGTCCGCACCCCCAGGGGGCGCGGAAAAAAAGACGGATCACTTCACAGCGTCAAACCCATCTCGCTGTTGACCACGGTGCTCCATGCGCTGCAGGAGAGGAACAGCCTGGATACCGCCCAGGTGGACGACATTGTGATGGGCTGCGTGACCGCCGTGGGTGACCAGGGTGCGGATATCGCCAAGACGGCAGCGCTGGCCGCTGACTGGGATGAAAAAGTGGCGGGCGTCACCCTGAACCGTTTCTGCGCTTCCGGATTGGAAGCCGTGAATCTGGCGGCCATGAAAGTTCGCTCTGGCTGGGAAGACATGGTGGTTGCCGGCGGTGTGGAGGCCATGTCCCGTGTGCCCATGGGCTCCGACGGCGGAGCCTGGGCCACAGATCCGGAAACCAATCTGCATACCGGTTTCATGCCCCAGGGCATCGGCGCAGACCTGATTGCCACCCTTGAGGGCTTCAGCCGTGAAGACGTTGATGGCTTTGCCGTGAAATCCCAGCAGAAAGCGGCCAATGCCTGGCAGAACGGCTACTTTGCGAAGTCCATCATTCCGATCACTGACCAGAATGGCGTGGTGATCCTTGATCGCGATGAGCATGTGCGTGGCAACACTTCCCTGGAAAGCCTTTCTGGCCTGAAACCCTCCTTCCAGATGATGGGCGAGATGGGCTTCGACGGTGTCGCCCGGGAGAAATATCATTATGTGGAGAAGATTAACCACGTTCATCATGCCGGCAACTCCTCAGGTATCGTCGACGGTGCCACCGCCATGCTCATCGGCAGTGAAGCCAAGGGCAAAGCCATGGGGCTGACGCCGCGTGCCCGCATCATCGCCACGGCCGTGACCAGCACAGACCCCACCATCATGCTCACCGGCCCTGCCCCGGCAGCGCGCAAGGCACTGGAAAAGGCGGGCATGACTGCCGATCAGATCGATCTGTTTGAAGTGAACGAGGCCTTCGCCTCTGTGGTTATGCGCTTCCAGCGGGAACTCTCGGTTCCCGACGAAAAAGTGAACGTGAACGGCGGGGCTATCGCCATGGGCCACCCTCTGGGTGCCACCGGCGCCATGATTCTTGGCACCCTGCTGGATGAGCTGGAGCGGCGCGAGCTGCGCTACGGCCTGGCCACACTGTGCGTCGGTGGCGGCATGGGCATTGCCACCATCATTGAGCGCGTCTGA